The genomic stretch CTTCCTCCCCAATGGCCAGCTCGCCGTGACGGTGGAGACGAACCGCGCCGTGCTGATCGTCGACCTGAACCGCGGCACGGTGCTGCGCGCCCTCCCCACCGGTGAGGCGGGGACGCACATGCTCGCTGTGTCACCGGACGGGCGGACGATTTACACCGCCAACATCGGCGGCGGCTCGGTGACGGCGCTCGACGTAACCGGACGCGCCCCCGCCCGCACCACCAAAGTGGCGCCGCGCACCGAGGGGATCGCGTTGTCACCGGACGGGCGGCGCCTCTGGATCGGGAGCAACCAGGACAACACCGTCACCGTGCTCGACGCGGCCACTCTGTCGCCGCTGGACACGCTCCCGGCGCCCGGCCTCCCCTACCGCCTCGCCCTGACGCCGGACGGCCGCCGCGCCATCGTCTCCAACCCGGCGCTGAACGCCTTGCGCATCTTCGACGCGGCTGGGCGGCGTGAAACGGCGCTGGTGCAGATCCCCGCCGGCACCGCGGGCGAGGGCGGCGCCGGCCCCGTGGGCTTCGCGCTCTCTCCGGACGGCAAAACCGCGTTCGTCGCGCTCCAGGGCCGCAACCAGGTGGGCGTGCTGGACCTCGCCACGGGGACCATCCCGCGCTTCTTCGACGTGGGTGCGGGTCCGGACGGCATCGCGTATGCCGCGAGGGGGCTGCGTCCGCGCCGCTGAAGCGCGAGTTCCCTGAGCAACACACCCGGAGCGCCCGTGCAGCCAGAACCAATCGAGCTACGCACCGATGAGCGTGTGCTCTGGACCGGCGCTCCGCGACAGGGGGTCTTCTTCGGCACGGCGGACGTCGTCGGGGCCGGGTTCGGTGCGTTCTTCGCACTGATCGTCTGGCGCTCGCTGCGGAGCTTCGGGGAGCTGTCGGCGATCGACTACGCTCTCTTCAGCTCGCCCTTCACCGTTTTCATCGTCCACTGGATCGCGGTCCGCTTTTTCTTCGACCCGCGCCGGCGTGCCCGCACCCGGTACGTCGTGACCAACCAGCGGATCGTCATCTCGCTTCCGCGTCACGTCGATGC from Longimicrobium sp. encodes the following:
- a CDS encoding cytochrome D1 domain-containing protein codes for the protein MSLFPTLLFAVSTLLLALAALPGALHAQRGDLLVVANKQAATATILDAASGRTLATLPTGVGPHEVAVSRDGRWAVVTNYGAQTPGSSLTLIDLDRRAVGRTIDLGEYRRPHGSAFLPNGQLAVTVETNRAVLIVDLNRGTVLRALPTGEAGTHMLAVSPDGRTIYTANIGGGSVTALDVTGRAPARTTKVAPRTEGIALSPDGRRLWIGSNQDNTVTVLDAATLSPLDTLPAPGLPYRLALTPDGRRAIVSNPALNALRIFDAAGRRETALVQIPAGTAGEGGAGPVGFALSPDGKTAFVALQGRNQVGVLDLATGTIPRFFDVGAGPDGIAYAARGLRPRR